Proteins encoded in a region of the Zea mays cultivar B73 chromosome 4, Zm-B73-REFERENCE-NAM-5.0, whole genome shotgun sequence genome:
- the LOC103654850 gene encoding protein FAR1-RELATED SEQUENCE 5-like → MMLDDFQLHENNTLARLYEIRKDWVPAFFKGDYCGLMVSTQRSESMNKLVKSAHVDANTPLHQFAKQMMKLLHSRKMKEAKEALGCMGQKDTTTLYMFEIRVARAYTRAVMTRFQETVKYATAYRIDRDTEGEEHDWVVKHTTRSNKIVWGQHQFKIRVDVDAGKYSCECKHWEHTGLFCVHLVRAFMHLQIERIPSEYILQRYTYSAHQDVAFSRDDRNLKGKDGETRSYRQKMLLKKAMKVVHHASLSKAGNDKALEMMDELLGLLMRVEPDIGTGESCGTSVCDDIQVEAYETEEMAIDNLRKLDDGNEEILMGSNTNECNTKDDQCNMQILTLEHNTDIRLVDSTSMDVEARKKLEFHMEGVNLARPDKAKPKGRTIKSSEQQVLKLGAKGAKKMSRKCQKCGIADGHNSRMQQTDCT, encoded by the exons ATGATGCTTGATGATTTCCAACTACACGAGAACAACACCCTTGCCAGATTATATGAAATACGCAAAGATTGGGTACCTGCATTTTTCAAAGGAGACTATTGTGGTCTTATGGTCTCTACACAACGAAGCGAGAGCATGAACAAGTTGGTGAAGAGTGCCCACGTGGATGCAAACACACCGCTTCATCAATTTGCAAAGCAAATGATGAAGCTCCTGCATAGTAGGAAGATGAAAGAGGCCAAAGAGGCACTAGGATGCATG GGTCAAAAGGATACAACTACATTGTATATGTTTGAAATAAGAGTTGCAAGGGCATACACTAGAGCTGTGATGACAAGGTTTCAGGAGACAGTAAAATATGCAACTGCATACCGAATAGACCGTGATACAGAGGGTGAGGAACATGATTGGGTGGTGAAACATACTACAAGATCAAATAAAATTGTTTGGGGACAACACCAATTCAAGATAAGGGTTGATGTGGATGCCGGAAAGTATTCATGTGAGTGCAAGCATTGGGAGCATACAG GTCTATTTTGTGTTCATCTTGTACGCGCTTTCATGCATCTACAAATTGAAAGGATCCCGAGTGAGTATATTTTGCAACGATACACATACTCCGCGCATCAAGATGTGGCTTTTTCAAGAGACGATAGGAATTTGAAAGGAAAAGATGGAGAAACTAGATCATatagacagaagatgttgcttaaaaaAGCAATGAAAGTAGTACACCATGCGAGTCTGTCTAAAGCTGGGAATGATAAAGCCCTAGAGATGATGGACGAATTATTAGGGTTATTGATGCGTGTGGAGCCTGATATAGGTACTGGTGAGAGTTGTGGCACAAGTGTTTGCGATGACATCCAG GTCGAAGCGTATGAAACAGAAGAAATGGCTATAGACAACTTACGCAAATTAGATGATGGGAACGAG GAAATTTTAATGGGCTCTAATACAAATGAATGCAATACTAAGGATGATCAATGTAATATGCAGATATTAACATTGGAACATAACACTGACATTCGGCTGGTTGATAGTACTTCTATGGATGTGGAAGCTAGAAAG AAACTGGAATTTCATATGGAAGGTGTAAACTTAGCAAGACCAGATAAGGCCAAGCCTAAGGGAAGAACAATCAAAAGTAGTGAGCAACAAGTTTTAAAATTGGGTGCGAAAGGAGCTAAGAAGATGAGCAGGAAATGCCAGAAATGTGGCATAGCTGATGGTCACAACAGCC GTATGCAGCAAACTGACTGTACATAG